In a genomic window of Brassica rapa cultivar Chiifu-401-42 chromosome A10, CAAS_Brap_v3.01, whole genome shotgun sequence:
- the LOC103845202 gene encoding probable receptor-like serine/threonine-protein kinase At5g57670: protein MITSSEEGSNKILVAISLDHDESQNALSWAINVLAKPNDTIVALHLLVGEEPKKIPMKKKRRIQIRRAKAHVISMLGEFAYTCCQNQVNLEAKVGFCSKIGRGLINEVKSISAHYLVLSRPTSHAFRIWNEITRYVSDFAPSSCSIVFVGSQRKQHKDCYSDSDISRDIKSEKYSPRSVLSILSRDLISSSGDDASSFSSSMVSSSVASPSDKPKHRPMSPYRLISSLIMNSPLRKWRRNETKNNPKPKPLIQCFTYNEISKATNDFDQENIVGIGGYSEVYRGDLCDGRRIAVKRLTKESGDMIKEKEFLTELGIISHVSHPNTALLLGCCVERGLYLVFRFSENGNLYSALHEKENGSLDWPIRYKIAVGVARGLHYLHKRCNHRIIHRDIKSSNVLLGPDFEPQITDFGLAKWLPNKWTHHAVIPVEGTFGYLAPESLMQGTVDEKTDIYAFGILLLEIISGRRPVNPSHNHILLWAKPALETGNTRELVDPKLQEKYDDQQMNRLVLTASHCVQQSPILRPTMTQVLELLTNGNEAEVAKSWRMPKDMTNGDENNNEWDDYSMLLGYDVPLDSFI from the exons atgataaCTTCTTCAGAAGAGGGTAGTAACAAGATCCTTGTGGCAATCTCGTTGGATCACGACGAGAGTCAAAACGCTCTATCGTGGGCCATCAATGTTCTTGCTAAACCAAATGATACAATTGttgctcttcatcttcttg tTGGTGAAGAGCCAAAAAAGATTCCGATGAAAAAGAAGAGGAGGATTCAGATTCGCCGTGCCAAAGCTCATGTTATCTCCATGCTTGGAGAATTCGCTTACACTTGCTGCCAGAACCAA GTGAACTTGGAAGCCAAGGTAGGGTTTTGCTCAAAAATCGGAAGAGGACTAATCAATGAAGTCAAGTCAATTTCTGCTCACTATCTTGTTCTTTCCCGACCAACCAGTCACGCATTCAG GATATGGAATGAGATCACAAGGTATGTCTCGGACTTTGCTCCGTCAAGTTGCTCTATTGTTTTTGTCGGAAGCCAAAGAAAACAGCATAAAGATTGCTACTCTGACTCTGATATTTCTCGAG ACATAAAGAGTGAGAAGTATTCACCGCGTAGCGTACTAAGCATTCTATCAAGAGATCTGATTAGCTCCTCAGGCGATGATGCTTCAAGTTTCAGCAGTTCAATGGTTTCTTCTAGCGTCGCTTCTCCTTCAGACAAACCCAAACATAGGCCGATGTCTCCCTATAGATTAATATCTTCACTTATCATGAACTCTCCTTTGAGGAAATGGAGAAGAAACGAGACTAAGAacaaccctaaacctaaacctcTTATTCAGTGCTTTACTTACAACGAGATCTCTAAAGCCACAAACGATTTTGATCAAG AGAACATAGTAGGTATAGGAGGATACTCTGAAGTGTACAGAGGAGATCTATGTGATGGGAGAAGAATCGCAGTGAAGAGATTAACGAAAGAGAGTGGTGACATGATCAAGGAAAAAGAGTTTCTTACGGAACTCGGCATCATAAGTCATGTCTCTCATCCCAACACTGCCCTTCTCTTAGGTTGTTGTGTTGAGAGAGGTCTCTATCTTGTCTTCAGGTTCTCTGAGAACGGAAACTTGTACTCCGCCTTACACG AGAAGGAAAACGGGTCGTTGGATTGGCCTATACGGTACAAGATTGCAGTTGGAGTTGCTAGAGGGCTTCATTATCTTCACAAACGCTGCAACCATCGGATCATTCACCGTGATATCAAATCTTCCAACGTTTTACTTGGACCTGATTTTGAACCGCAA ATAACTGATTTTGGATTGGCGAAATGGCTGCCTAACAAATGGACTCACCATGCGGTTATACCGGTTGAAGGAACGTTCGGTTATCTAGCACCAGAGTCCTTAATGCAAGGAACCGTAGACGAGAAAACTGATATCTACGCATTTGGTATTCTCCTTCTTGAAATCATAAGTGGACGAAGACCGGTGAATCCCTCTCATAATCACATTCTCTTATGG GCCAAGCCGGCGTTGGAGACAGGTAACACAAGAGAGTTGGTTGATCCGAAACTGCAAGAAAAGTATGATGATCAGCAGATGAATAGGCTTGTCCTTACAGCTTCACACTGTGTCCAACAATCACCGATATTACGACCAACCATGACTCAG GTATTAGAATTGCTCACAAATGGGAATGAGGCTGAGGTTGCAAAGAGCTGGAGAATGCCTAAGGATATGACTAATGGCGATGAGAATAATAATGAATGGGATGACTACTCTATGTTACTCGGATATGATGTTCCTTTGGATTCtttcatttaa
- the LOC103845203 gene encoding protein GLUTAMINE DUMPER 3-like has protein sequence MEGRQYYAPRENVDGNRTAMGGPHSPWHSPVPYLFGGLAAMLGLIAFALLILACSYWRLSGYLDGEENQSRERDLEAGDAKPEKEVKAVAFPEKFLVIMAGDVNPTYLATPVEKSCTCDNDEDEDGDDVEGNDQVVRQISESNGATH, from the coding sequence ATGGAAGGGAGACAATATTACGCTCCAAGAGAAAACGTAGACGGGAACAGAACAGCCATGGGAGGACCTCACTCGCCGTGGCATTCACCGGTTCCTTATCTCTTCGGCGGTTTAGCTGCCATGCTTGGTCTCATCGCCTTTGCTCTTCTAATCCTCGCTTGCTCTTATTGGCGTCTCTCCGGTTATCTCGACGGTGAGGAAAACCAGAGCAGGGAGAGAGATCTTGAAGCCGGAGATGCGAAACCTGAGAAGGAGGTGAAGGCTGTAGCTTTTCCGGAGAAGTTCTTGGTGATTATGGCCGGAGACGTGAACCCCACTTACTTGGCGACGCCGGTAGAAAAAAGCTGTACGTGTGacaatgatgaagatgaagatggtgATGACGTGGAGGGTAATGATCAGGTGGTGCGGCAGATTAGTGAAAGTAACGGTGCGACACATTGA
- the LOC103845200 gene encoding zinc finger protein CONSTANS-LIKE 5, which translates to MGFGLENIKSISGGWGAAARSCDACQSVSAAVFCRVDSAFLCLTCDTRIHSYTRHERVFLCEVCEQAPAAVTCKADAASLCVTCDSDIHSANPLASRHERVPVESFFDSAETAVAKISASTFGVLGSTPTVDLTAVPVMGNSDELGLCPWLLPNDFSEPAKTEMKSSEFMFSDFDRLIDFEYPNSFNHHPPHNSAGADSLVPVQTKTEPLPLSKNDHCFDIDFCRSKLSAFTYPTQSISHSVSTSSLEYGVVPDGNTSSEISIPFNRSTTTITASTATTGDQASSMNREARVLRYREKRKNRKFEKTIRYASRKAYAESRPRIKGRFAKRTETENDDVFFSHVYASAAQYGVVPTF; encoded by the exons ATGGGATTCGGCTTAGAGAACATCAAATCAATCTCCGGCGGGTGGGGCGCGGCGGCGCGTTCCTGTGACGCTTGTCAATCAGTATCCGCCGCCGTGTTCTGCCGAGTTGACTCAGCTTTCTTATGCCTCACTTGCGACACAAGAATCCACTCCTACACGCGCCACGAGCGCGTGTTTCTCTGCGAAGTCTGCGAACAAGCTCCCGCCGCCGTCACCTGCAAAGCCGACGCCGCCTCTCTCTGCGTCACCTGCGACTCCGACATCCACTCCGCTAACCCACTCGCTAGCCGCCATGAACGCGTCCCCGTCGAGTCGTTCTTCGACTCAGCCGAAACCGCCGTCGCCAAAATCTCAGCTTCGACGTTTGGGGTCCTCGGGTCAACTCCCACCGTGGATTTAACCGCCGTTCCGGTGATGGGTAACTCCGACGAACTCGGTTTGTGCCCGTGGCTGCTTCCTAACGACTTCAGCGAACCGGCTAAAACCGAAATGAAATCTTCTGAGTTCATGTTTTCCGATTTCGATCGACTCATCGACTTCGAGTACCCAAACTCCTTCAACCACCACCCGCCGCATAACAGCGCCGGAGCAGACAGCCTTGTCCCCGTTCAGACAAAAACAGAGCCTCTTCCGTTAAGTAAAAACGATCACTGCTTCGACATAGATTTCTGCAGATCAAAGCTCTCTGCTTTCACCTACCCAACTCAATCAATCAGCCACAGT GTTTCGACTTCGTCTCTCGAATACGGCGTGGTTCCCGACGGAAACACCTCGTCGGAAATCTCGATTCCGTTTAACCGGagcaccaccaccatcaccgcCTCGACGGCGACCACCGGGGATCAAGCGAGCTCCATGAACAGGGAGGCAAGGGTTTTGAGGTACAGAGAGAAGCGAAAGAACAGGAAGTTCGAGAAGACGATCCGTTACGCTTCAAGGAAAGCTTACGCTGAGTCACGGCCAAGGATCAAAGGCCGGTTCGCGAAACGAACGGAGACCGAAAACGACGACGTTTTCTTCAGTCATGTTTACGCTTCAGCCGCACAGTACGGCGTCGTACCAACGTTCTGA